tcctttaagactggcatttcctatgccagtcttaatgtaTTCGCCCACTGGCACAGGGCACGACTGAAATATTAAAAGGCTCCGGCCTCTTAATTAAACATGGTGCCTTTTGTAAGGTCCCATTCGCTAAAATTGAAATCCACGCCTTGTAGATTTCAAGGTATAACTCTAGTACAGGGGTGTACAAATTTTTCCAAAGAGGGCCAGATTTGGTGAGGGGAAAATGTGTGGGGGCCAAGCATTCAACCTGGCATGGCCAGGGACTCACATAGCGCAAACGCCGTGGCATTATACATTatcttatatatgtatacagtccccaagcggaccccccgaatggaaacctgtgtgcagatgtgaactaagtcaAATAGAGCAGCGATAACTATGATCCCATCCCTAAGCAGAAGGAGGGATTTCCTGTTACCCAAAAATTCACCCCAAAATGTGACTGCGGTGTTTGCTGATGGGTTGCAATATGACTAATAATGGCACCCAGATTGGCCATATACGTAAGCCTACTAGGCCTCCTCAGCCAGTCACCAGCTCACAAAACCTGAGGCCAGAAACGGAGACTCTACTGCTTAAAGAAGAACGTTCATTTCCTCAGATGGGCGATATTATATAccattagtttcggcacagaTATCACTGTCAGAAAGGGCTTACAGCCAAGTGTCATTGCTGAGCTGTAAGAAACACCCCTGAACTGTAAGgcccgcccatctgacagtgaagagatagcaGTATTGAAACTAATGGCACATGCAGGCAAAGCCGAAAGTGCACTCAATCAGCACACTGTCATTGTTATAGCACTATATAATACCGCACCTCTCTGGGGACACGAAagcatgaaaggtcttctttaaacgtGGAAGTAGCATATTGTATTTTagcattttttgtgtgtgtaaatTTTACATGACTGTCAGCCAGGTCCCATCAGTAGGAATTTTACCCTGTATACTTGGCTCGCTGACAACCCATCCTAGCACCAGTTATACACGGTGTGTGAGTGCAGGGGTTGGCAGCTCTGGCACTGAACTCCGGCAGGAAGTCCAGCTCAGTGTGTGAATATTGAGCTCACAGATGCCTTGGCCAATTTAGACAATAAATGCATTTACTACAAAATTCCAAGTAAAGCCGACAGCACAAGACTTGGTTTAGCCACAGAAAAATAAATATCTGATTTGGCTATACAGATAGATCGCTATATCATAAATAACATGTCTCTGGGGGATGATGGATTACTCAAAACCCACCATTTAGGACGGCCCCATTATTTGATTCCTCTTCCACAttttcactttaaccccttaggctAGGTTAGAGATATAAGATGTCTGGTAGAGGAGGGGGCATTTTTTGGAATAGATGTCTTACACCTTTCAGATGTCCAGAAATATTCCATTTATCAAGCGGAGTTACTTTTCCCATATTAGCCTATGAagaagggaggaggagaaggaggaggatgcaAAACACTGAGTAGCGCTACACCATGCTATTCTGCGAGTCAGAAAGGGTTTTCAATACTACTATGCTgcagataagaggctactagtgcaAAGAATGGGGCAATAAGTCAACAAACAGCCTCTTCgtttccctcctctctccctctccatagagttctatgtttAAGCATAGAACATAGAGACATGTGAATATACTCAGACATTCATGGCTATGTGACTCCTTGTATTAATTGTCACGCCATAGCTACGTGCACACATGTAATTGTAGTCCATACCTACTATGCTTTTTCCCATGTAGTCTTCTTTTGGTGATttcacatacattttttttttttctaaaagacgTCTTTCCATTGTATATACTAAAAAATATAAAGACCATTCAGAGTTGGGCTGTAAACGCTGCTTCAAAATAACTGCGGTTACATTTTTCCTAAAAAACACTTGTTGTGAAACCGGTCTTATGCTGACATCAGCAGCAAGCAGATGGCTGTAGCACTGACACAATGTCCTGCAGCTTCTTATCAGTGTATGGACTACAGTCTAATGTATATTTTCCCTGGTATAAATCCGTGGCTGACCCTTAGGTTTGTGCAGGTCTGCACCTTGCACTGATGCAGATCTGCTTTGGATGGACCCAATGTCATTCAGCTGGACTAATCCTTGGCATTTCCATGTGGAATCCACAAGAGACAAggtggaggtatatatatatatatatatatatatatatatgatgtgaaagtttgtatgtttgttagtcaatcatgcaaaaacatgaatttatgttaatatactatGTTAAACTGTAGGACAATTAAGCTAATTGCGTTGCAGTTTGCCGATAAAGCCtggcctgttatctctctatgtaaatacacagataacaccgagtccattctgtacaagcatctacatattatctgatctgtataaatgttgtgtaaacccctttaatccacattgtcagtttcccaattttaaacatgtcgggaaaatgaaaatctaatgtgtcgcaaaattctccaaaaataagagctatgaaagtagccagaagtcaaaagatgaagttgcaggcagaagctagtatatgaaaataaacactatctatctatgtatccatctatctattataatAAACAGATGTAAATGTTTCAAAAATACAGATTTATTGCCGTTATAACAAGGATTTGGTGCAAAGGGattatatacaaaacaaatattttCTCATTGTAAGAAGTTTCGGTATTCTACGATTCCTCAGAACCACAGCACATTTTGTACACATAACATGAGAAGTTACGGTTGGGTTTTTCTTCTATGTGGATAAGGGTGTCCCGATCAAACGCTACAACATGGCTGTAAgtctaaaagcaaaagaaaatggCGCCGTATTAGTTTTATGTAAGAGTCAACTGAGCTGCTTAACACACGGGAAGATATAAAATGCTGTAATGGCTGCTCGGTGTCCTCAGTATTTGTCTGTTTCTTACCACATCCCAATACTCCTCTAATAGGAACTTCTTAAGAAGCTTCCCGGTTTGGTTGCAGTATAGATCAATGCGGGCTTTGCAGTCTACCTCCGTCTGCTTCACAGCCACCACGACCAGCATGTCCAGCTCATCTTCATACTCCACAATCACAAAGTTCTGAAAAGAACAATCTGAAGTTCAGAGAACAGGACCACAAAGTCTATACTATGTAGTCTGATCTTATAGCAATGGTAGAAACACATGCAAATGAAAATGAGTTACCAGATTGGACATCTCTTAGATAGATGAAACTCTATACAGGAAAAACAATGATATGTCCCTGCTGAGGTGCTCAAATAAATTATAGTGAATTTGACTCTACAGACACAGGCAAACTAGTGTAGTAGTAGACCCTGGCGACATGTGTTAGTTGGCAATGGATGCCTTAGGCCCATGATGGCGACCCCATGGCACTCAGAGccatctctgtgggcacccacctGTGGaacggattatactgtgtggggccagtttgcagcagattacactgtgtggggctcactgtggagcaaattgtactgtgtatcggccactgtggagcagattgtactgtctggggaccctttatttttaatcacattgtatctgttttatagcagacaagtgatattacagacagtccgtaactgtccacaattgtggatccgcacattattaaggttaaattgccatgttggcactttgtgataaattagtgggttttgggttgcagtttgggcactctgtttCTAAAAGGTTTGCTATCACTGGtttaggctgtggccccatgCAGCGAAtggctgcagactttctgtgaaaaatgctgtttccgcagtggtcttttctgcagtattttttttttttttttgcagagttttcctccttgggctttctgcctttattatacatatacagaacACTGCAATATACAAAAACGCGGGCgttgcaatgtgtagatgagattaaccagaatcccgtccactttgcaggtatagtaaaatgcagcgttttcgcaacgtggggccccagccttaaaaggggttttcaggtaaaaacaaaaaacatggttACCTTCTTGTAAAACACTGCTACTCCTGCCCATGGGATGTGTCTGCTGTCAGCTCAAGTAAAATCAAAGCTGCTGAACTGCAAAACCACACACAATCTGTGGATAGGTATGGTGCGGTTTCTGAAAtagccaagtttttttttttttaatgcttgacAATCCCAGTAGGGATTAGGGTAGAGGACGTGTGTGggaaacaaaagaaaagaaaaagagagaaaagaaaaACATGTAGTCTACCTCTATCTGACCAAGAGTAAACTCAAGTCACAATCCATCAAACAACACACTAGAACACActagccgacaatgcgctgaattcagcacactgtcggctatcCCGATATGTGCCCtgtggctggagatattggtgacgttaccaatctctgcccactgtcagaagggtgttcctgatagcctagctgggctgtgaggaatgccgccCCTGACAGtcctcgtccatagccctgtactgtcagaaggagcattccttaccacctagccatgacgctgagctgtgaggaacgcttagagtcatcgctgggcagtaaggagcaccccctctgacagtacagggctatggacaagtactgtcaggggatgttcctcacagACCAGCTAGACCaacaagaacgcccttctgacagtgggcagagatcggtaactgcaatgatatctccagccccggagcCCATAATGGGGAAGCCGACTGttcgctttctagcggtatataaaaccgcatgtgcccgtgGACattgaaggtcctctttaataatcaCGTATTGAAATACATTTTAGTGAACTACAGATATTGACCCCATTTACCTCTTCATCCGGATCATCATCTAGAAATTCATAAATCCACTTTTTTACCCTCCTCCCAGATGATGTAAAAGTCACACTTTTATTCACCTAAAAACAATAGAAAACACAATGACAATAGGTTCTCGCCACACTCGTGCAGGCCCCGCTGCCTTCTAAGCCATCACTTTGTTTTCAGATTTCAGTGGCCATTCTAAAGTTAAACATGATGTAAATCGAAGGCGGCTAAAAATAATTCTGATCTCCTTAGTATAAACTCAGAAATAAATTTAAGGGATTGGCCCATAAACAACATTTACCAGTAAACTCAACTTTAGCAACCAGTGCCAGGTAGGTGATGCCAAGGCACACAAAATCATGACATGCCTGAAAAGAAACATAGATGCCCATGTCAGGAACACAATTTTGCCTCTATACACATCAATAGTCAGAACAcacagaatattgtgcacaattttgggcaccTGTGTAGCGAGGGGTGCAGGCGAGGTGACCGAGGGAATAGGTGGACGCAGAAATGTATGAATGGGCAATACAGGGATCTTTTTAACCCTTtatccacttcagtaccgggccaatttgtggtatCAGGACCAGACACCTTCTCGAGTTTTTTGTATATTCTGTTTTGAGGGCTGTCACATTTGAGTTATTCATCtaatttttctgctttttttttccggTGACACACACGGCTTTATTTCTATgttttgattatatatatatatatatatatatatatatatatatatatatatatatatatccaggaaaatataaacaaaaaaagagGATGAAAAACCTGTttttcacttaatttttttttaaattttatttaatagcacaaagtgctactaaaaatatttagaaaattgGTTTTcctctgttatggtaatttttattttgtatggcattattgggggtggggctaaaatCTTTAATAAATGCACGTTATTGAcatagtattttatttatttttttttacctctctagtcttttttttttttatatatatttttttccattaaggTTATAAAAAGACCTTTGTGGACATTTGATCACAATTTTTTTGGGGTGGAGGCAGATTTcctctgtaactggggctggtacctttagccccagttgcaggaggaatacagcctcttgCCAATAAATATAGAGCTGACGGCTCACGTGACCGCCGGGGTCAGTGGGGAAGCTACATCATGGTGGCGCCCACAGCGACTTACACAGTGCTCATTTACAACTGTGTTTACAGCGATCAGGGAAAgcagggacggtaataaaccttccctgccttctctaggggagctccAGCTGCAGTTACagccatctccctgtttcagcagctgcacaatttcgTGCTGCTGAAATCTGCTTGGACATATCAGTACGTCCTTCCCAAAAAAAAGGCAGCCACTTTCTAGATGTAAAAACCCAGTGAgcggtcctgaagtggttaaagcagCAGCATTACAGTATTGGACTATTACGGCAATGAACATTAACACGCTCAGTGTGACGTAAAAGTAAAAGTAGAATGGAAAGGGAATAAGATCTTTACACGTAGGCATGTAAAGGTGACAACAAGGCATCCTCTATGTCTAAGGCCTCATATACACAACTGTGTGCACAGTCAGTGTGTTAGCCCTGTTTTCATAGCTAGCACAGAGACCCATTTATTTTTATGACCCCATACACACGACTGTGTATTTTCATGGTCCATTGTATGGGGCTGGAACCAAAACTCATGACGGGTCCTACCTCAGGTACTCTTTCTGCATGAATGATAAAATCTTCAGTGACCTCGTACTTCAGTGCATCACCTTCTATTTCCTTCAGCtttaaaacactgcagcaaaacacCAAGCAGTAAAGACTCACTATGCAAAAGCAAAAAGTGGTTTATTGCAGTTAAAATTAAAAATCACATCTGGACTGTGAATATGGAATTATCACAGTCCTATTATAGGACATGAATAAGACAACATATATCCATAAATTCTTCTCACATGATCTGACGAGGTCCAACATGGAGGATTCTTTCagaagaatcagtgtgaaagtTGAGATAGTCTGGTGTTAAAGTGCGGCAATTCATGTCTCGTATTCCATTCTTTACCTGACACAATTGAATATCATACAAAGAAATTAAGGAGAAGGATATACATTATACGCATAGTTGGTACAGTGAAAAAACATAGGGCTTCTGATTCTTTGTCTGTAGGTAAAAACTGCATCAATTGATGGTGTATCCCAAGGatcggtcatcaattgaagatcagagagagtctgacacctggaaccAACACAGGTCAGATGACTGAAGTCGGAGAAAAGCTACTTGACCACGACCTCCACTTCACAGACCACGTGATGTTACTTTCAATGGTCACATGGTCTGttcacagttcagtcccatttaagtgaatggggctgagctgccatacaaagtacagtcGTTCTGCAACATTGTTCTGTGCAGAGGCTGCAGTGATCACCTGactgctgtggtctcttcaaaacTTTGACAGGCAAGGGGTCTGGATGTTGTGATCCCtgtgatcttcaattgatgacctatcctcatcaATTTAtaatcctggagaacccctttaaggtggctatctaatgtatattatGGGTATCCTGACTCCCTTAATGGCTGGTGTTGCGGAGAGGGAGAGCAGAGTTGGATATGTTGCATTTTTAACATGCCTGATGCTTTTATTCTCAAAGAGGATGACAGTACAAGAGGTATCTTACTGActgcatgtctgcggccatttttttttgtggccgcttacatgggCCTACTGTGCATGCAGTACGCTTGTgtacgtggccacaagaaaagcgcagttggttctgcccaaagcctgatggcagagccgactgcacatgtctgattTAGATGCTGAAGATACCAGCGCTGGAAGAAAACATCGCAAAGGACGTGGCGGAGAGGCGAGCCAGTAGAAGATGGAGATgacgctggagagtcttcaagcagcacagggggcacccccagtgctgtttgagcataggGGAATgtcaccagtgctgcaagaaaactcattagcataacaaagAAAATcgggaatatctaccaaacggtggcgcggagaagaattctataGGTAagcgaagaatagcctttctaaagactattccgacatggtatttttggaatatgggattctaaagatagaattcctttaatacatttcgtatatatatatatatatatatatatatatatatatatatatatatatatatatgcgcattaTTTACCAGGCTGTGGTCCTCCATGGAGCAGATGTGAAAGGTTCCTCTCTCTTTTTTCTTATTGGGCGTGATGATATAATGCCAGGGATATCCTCCAAGTTCAAAAGCATTATCGAGACAAGGCACTTCAAACAGGACTGGAGGTCTTTCTAAAAGCCAAAGCACCAGGCGAGTTATTGTGATGTGTATGATGAGAATTCCATTTATATCATATATTCAAATGATATCATATTAAACTATATGCTAATAATACTGTAGCCACTACAATGATCTCTCAAACAAATGTGGACTATTAGGAGCCAGCGATATCTGGCATGATACTGTCAAAGGGGGCTTTTGTCACAGCCTAGCGATGGAGCCAAGCAGTAAGGGCACCACCTCTGACAGTGCAAAGGTATTGGTGCCAAAGCTAGCGGCACGGATACCTTTGGCATTGGGATACATACCAGCAAAGCTAACAGTAAACTCAACACAGTCAGCTTTTTAAGAGTATATAACAATAATGTCAGAGGCCATTAACCCTTCCCCCATAGGGAACATGTAAATGGGATGTGCAAatccatattttttttctattcatgACATACCCATCGAATATGCCATAAACAATGGATAGATGCAGGACCCAcctctgtatggggctcacaatctacataaaaaaaaaaaatatataaaactatatactTTACCAGAAGATAAAGGTCAGTACCTGTCAAAGTGATGTTGCTGGGAATTCCAAAGGGGTATCTTCCGACTATGCCAGTTTCACCTCTCCAGCTGCTGGTCTCCCCTAGGACAAATTCCTTCTGCAAACACTAAAAAGACAAAATTTGCAGGGAGGACAGTGTACCTTGGCAGGTCAAGAAGGATACATACAATTGGTCATTGATACCACTGAATGAAAAGGTAAGCTGTATAAATGATGGAGTAAAGGTGAAGAGCTACATCCTAATGAATGGATGGGCTTGTTTGTACGTCCTCGGTCACATGGACATGAAATATGTATccaaaatacataatataaagCATCTGTGTGTATTTGGCTTTTAGGGAATATAATCTAATTTCCTTTTTGAGACACaggtgttaaagaaaaaaaaaaaaaaaaaaaaaaaaatctggtgtaAAAGGAATAGTGAATAGTCGCATCGACTTTTTTTTGACCAGCCATCACGCCCTGTCTTGGTCCCCGGCAGTCCGTATTGACTCGGctctttggtcggaccatgccccTGTCCATTTAACATTGGACATCCCTGGTTTACTGCAGCGCCCTTTCAACTGGAGCTTGAACGAGGGCCTGTTGAAAGATATCCcctgtaaggaggctgtcggggagaccatcCGGAATTTTTGGCTGGATCACGCTTCTGATCCTACttccctccctatgcaatgggaggctttgaagTGCGTGGTGAGGGGGGTCCTTATCCAGCATGGCGCTCGTCTCAAGAGAGAGCGAGCCGTTGGGGTTGCCACCCTTTTGACCCGGATCCATGATCTGGAGTTATCTCATAAACAGTCCGGCTCCCGCTCAACCTATACGGAGCTTCTTAATGCTAGGGAGGAACTTCGCGCCCTCTTAGATGGGAAATATTTGCGCTTCCGGGACCgcgttaaaaaacattattatgagtttgctgataaatgtggtcggtCGTTGGCTCGTCGTCTTCATCCGCGCGATTCCCCAGCGTACGTTCCGCGTCTGCGTGCGGATTCGGGTGGTCTCGTTCACAATCCCTCTGACATTGCCGCAGGGTTCCGCTCGTTCTACTCAGACTTGTACAATATTCACGGTCAATACGCGGATTTGGATCCGTCCGTGCTTAGAGATAAGATCCGTCAGTATGTCTCTGACACTGCTCTCCCTTCCCTCTCTTGTGACGACGCGGAAGCTCTTGAGACGCCGTTCTCGTTAGAGGAAGTTGCCGCGGTAATCCAGTCCACGCCTGCGGGTAAGGCGCCGGGTCCCGACGGGTTCACTGctggtttttttaaatgtttcagttctctcctttccccggatttggcgcgggtgtttaatagtgtgggggaatCGTCTCCGTTCTCCGCGCAATCcctgtctgctctgatcactgtgattcctaagcctggtaaagATCCTGTATgtccggggagttaccggcctatctccttaatcaacattgatgtgaaattgtatgcgaaattgttggctaaccgtctttctcctttcatgcccgctttggttcacagtgatcaggttggctttatcccgggtcgggaggcgcgagataatgtttgcaaaactgttctggCCGTCTCGGTTGCCCGCTCCTCTGgggttcctctttgtttgctttcgcttgacgccgaaaaggcgttcgatcgcATTCACTGGGGATTTCTTAGGGAGACTCTCgcacagatcggggttggctcgggatttttgggcaagatcttggctctctaTGGGGCTGCGTCGGCGCGTGTTCGGGTGAATGGCGTAATTTCAGATCCTTTTCCGGTCCGgaacggtacccgccaaggttgccccctctcgccgttgctttttgctttggtgatggaacaTCTGGCGGTTGCTCTGCGTTGTTGCCCCGATGTTCATGGTATTCAATTAGGATCCCGTATGGTCAAGGCGGCTCTATATGCGGATGACCTTTTACTGTACGTCTCGGAACCGCGGGTATCGTTTCCGGCGGTCTTGCGTGAATTTTCCCGATTCGGTGCCCTTAGTAACTTTAAGGTCAACTTGTccaagagtgaggcccttaatgtttCGCTTCCCTCTCCCGAGGCTGAATTCCTGGCGCAGTctttcccttttaggtggcaaccttcctccttcacATACTTGGGGATTCACATTTCCCCTGATCCTTCTTCCCTGTTCCAGCTTAACTATATCCCGCTTCTGGACTCCATTGCTGCTGATCTACGTTCTTATGGCGCCCGTCTCCCCTCCTGGTTTagccgaattcatgcccttaagatggatgtcctccctcggttcctgtacttattccagtcccttcccatccctctcccacgtGCTTTCTTAGCTCGGGTACAGTCtctgtttgggaagtttgtgtggggttcctcccggagcagacttgggtttagtACCCTTGTCCGGCGCAAGTacaggggaggcgttggcctcccggatgtgcgcctttactatcgggcCTCGGTCTTGCTTCGTTTGTTTgattggcagttccgtcgccgtgataagcagtgggtctccATCGAATTTGACCTGATTTAGTCCTCGCTGTCCTCTTGGCCCTGGATTCCACCGCACTTTCgtcccaaatcccctggcctttacaTCCTCCCTTCGCATTTCCTGAAAGTGTGGGATTCGGTTTGTTCCTCTGGCCATTTGGCCCGTGTTCCGGGCCCGCTGACTCCCCTCTTTGACAATCCTATGTTTCCCCCTGGCTGTTCGGTTGATCGGTTCCTTTGTTGGGACAGATTGGATTGTacttgtcttcaggaggtggcgggcgattctccgctccttccttttgcccagctaTGTAGTTCTCACCCCGACTTGCGCCTCTCATGGTTGGAGTATGCCCAGCTTCAATCCTTTCTGCAGCGGTTCTCGCTCACTTCTCGCCTCTCCTCTCCTGCCTTGGCTTTGGAATCCTATGTCGGGCGTCGGTCCTCCCCTCCTCGAGCCCTTTCACTGTTGTACGACGTgctcctctcggatgtcactgcggaactcccctCATACGTTGCCGCCTGAAATGCCGATCTTCCTGTGAGTCTGtcgtctgcggattgggacaggtccttcctgctctctcacaagatggccctcccgtgtagcgctcaggaaaggaattataagattctgtcccggtggtataggtgtccagtgcttcttcataggatctttcctgctgttccggactcatgttggcgctgtggttccgctaggggtactatgctgcacatttggtgggattgtgacgttctgcgccccttctgggatgcggtgttttctttgtattccagggtcagtgggcgctcggtggctgtttctcctcagctggcacttctgtcggtcatccctggccgtctgtcggagattaagaaggaccttctggggcactttctcacggccgccagggctgtcattcctagacgctggcgcagccctactcccccctccatgcttgacttcctccaggagttccttcttattcagcggatggagactttggtggcggaagactctcccgcttatccccagtttgaacttcgatggcgtccctgggttatgttccaggaatcatctgccttctcttctgccttcGCTTGAGTGTCACTTggccgtctattttctttctccctcttttccttgcttttcttGTCTTACCTGTTGTTTCTCCGTATTTGTCTCGTGCTTGTTTGTTTGTTCTGTGTCCCTCTCTTGTTTCCCTTTTTCTTCtcttgttgggctgtatttggtttgtgcggaggggggcccttttggcttccctgcccgctgatatgtatgctcctgcattgttgctcgactgtatttcttctgttcgttctgtattttattgaaaaatctttaataaaaccagtTTAAGCATAAAAGGAATAGTGAAGCACACCCTATTTAAAGGGAACAAAGGGGATACCGAGCCGATCATCGTGCATTATGTCAAGATGATATTAGAGATAATTCAGACAGATAGATGTCTGCTTacctgggggggaagggggtttgAGAGAGCGTCACAACAACCCAAAGACAACACCACATATATGATCCTGGGAAAGTAAACCAGGGGAGGGGGCAGCAACTGATGGACGTCCCAAAGACGTAATGCGAAACAGCAGGAATAGGACCAACCCGATCGGATAAAGGCCAAAGGACAGTGTTCACCCAGAATATTCAGAGAACCTTGTTTAT
This region of Leptodactylus fuscus isolate aLepFus1 chromosome 8, aLepFus1.hap2, whole genome shotgun sequence genomic DNA includes:
- the DCAF17 gene encoding DDB1- and CUL4-associated factor 17 isoform X1, giving the protein MSTNVNLNPSEAPRRTRRNLYSWRGPVKNVCILISRRCLGSFPKAGYNNLRSNMDIVRKVMCQESTKFKRVWTKDSKSSISYVNGRIYFANYSCCYSSFIPTPQLLYEVPRYEKLQRIEDVILCECPLGEPLARASDYTSSLIAVTGHNWLLRFAADTGEPFEWIYLGAYRNFRYITWEVPQETLVVKSVQNATYADQQSVIFYLAVFNVFPLSLVGVLEIDKKVFGSNVCDAMISDGLLFISHTPGLVRLYSFKNIVQECLQKEFVLGETSSWRGETGIVGRYPFGIPSNITLTERPPVLFEVPCLDNAFELGGYPWHYIITPNKKKERGTFHICSMEDHSLVKNGIRDMNCRTLTPDYLNFHTDSSERILHVGPRQIIVLKLKEIEGDALKYEVTEDFIIHAERVPEVNKSVTFTSSGRRVKKWIYEFLDDDPDEENFVIVEYEDELDMLVVVAVKQTEVDCKARIDLYCNQTGKLLKKFLLEEYWDVTYSHVVAFDRDTLIHIEEKPNRNFSCYVYKMCCGSEES
- the DCAF17 gene encoding DDB1- and CUL4-associated factor 17 isoform X2 gives rise to the protein MSTNVNLNPSEAPRRTRRNLYSWRGPVKNVCILISRRCLGSFPKAGYNNLRSNMDIVRKVMCQESTKFKRVWTKDSKSSISYVNGRIYFANYSCCYSSFIPTPQLLYEVPRYEKLQRIEDVILCECPLGEPLARASDYTSSLIAVTGHNWLLRFAADTGEPFEWIYLGAYRNFRYITWEVPQETLVVKSVQNATYADQSVIFYLAVFNVFPLSLVGVLEIDKKVFGSNVCDAMISDGLLFISHTPGLVRLYSFKNIVQECLQKEFVLGETSSWRGETGIVGRYPFGIPSNITLTERPPVLFEVPCLDNAFELGGYPWHYIITPNKKKERGTFHICSMEDHSLVKNGIRDMNCRTLTPDYLNFHTDSSERILHVGPRQIIVLKLKEIEGDALKYEVTEDFIIHAERVPEVNKSVTFTSSGRRVKKWIYEFLDDDPDEENFVIVEYEDELDMLVVVAVKQTEVDCKARIDLYCNQTGKLLKKFLLEEYWDVTYSHVVAFDRDTLIHIEEKPNRNFSCYVYKMCCGSEES